The region CATCAGCTCTATACTTCGGCCCCCACGTCTCTTGATCTATCGGTCAACTGCCACCTTTCCTCGGCAACGAATTTCACCCAAGGTGTGCTAGCTGTTCCAGTCTCTCCTGCAACCCCTACCCTAACTCTCGAAGCTACTGACCGCTCTGTCAGCCCTACAGTATTATGAATCATCAATGGGGAGGGGGGGGATATTCGTTAATAActtattatacttatatacctCGTGTATTTATCCAGACACGCGGATGTGGTGGAAGAAAAACCTACGATGTGTGCGTACTCGTGGACttctttttattgtaaaaCGACGAACGCAACTCGATCTAATCgcctagtttttttttttcgatttctctttttttaccacgatttTTGGTTGTTTTAATTGGCGGTTTTTCCACGTCTGCAGTACAGACTTGATGAAGGTTTTGAAATCGGAAACTTGTTCTAGATTTCGTTGTACATCGTAGTGGTATTATCGTGTTACATTATACCTGGGTCTATCCGTACATGTCACATCAGTTTATCATTCCAGtaacagaatttcaaaatcacatCTATACGGAGATTactcatacatacatacgatTGTTTATCACCATATTCTTACAatctttattgttttttattttcgagaaGATATACATCGTCAAACAATATTCGTTGAACTCAAATTCTTGTTTCAacttggataaaaatttctgcTACTGCGGTTTGCACACGAGTTTCCAAATACACGACACTGTGATAACCGCGCGCAGACTGAATGATTAATAAATTGTTAATTAACATCAGCGTTGGTCTGCCgtttgtaattaaatttttattcaaaatgatAAAAGCTGTACGCGGAGACACGCTGCTCTCTAATACGAATAGGTCGTAATTTGAACCAGAATATTCTATATCCTCGCTGTGGATACATATGTTTTTGTACATGTACATGTTATAGATGTATtgcgtataattataataaacgtGAGCGCATTTATTGTGCAGTTGGCGCATTTTAATCGATGGACAAAACTATAcgtagatatatatttatatatatatatatcgtatgttatataattataaatattcaacggTTTAGTTGCAGCACAAATCAAACGGTacatattgtattttttttttttttgtaatcattAAGAACTGAGGAGTCGTGTgagatttcaataaaaatttgacagaCAAGCTTTGGATACAGAAAATTTGTtgaggaaatttgacgcgaaaaatgaaattcgatGTAAAACCGGGGTATCATACGTGAAAATTGTATCCGCGTCACCTTTATTTCCATATTTATATCGCCAACAAAATGACAAATTAGATTAtgcatacctatacgtatatatatatatatgaccACTTTCCTGCAGCAAGTCAGCTGGGGATATGTTTTCGGAATAACATTAATCAAATCCCAGTATAATCTGCGATTAAATAGGTTTGTGTAATGAACGAAAATGAGGGGTGagggggagagggggggggggggggagagggggggggattaaaacaaataaataacaagTCAATAAAATCGGCAAAGGGACAAGCGCGACGCTAATCCGAATCAAGATCGCATggcagaattttttgaaaggaggggcagggggggggATGATGAACGTGTCACGTAATCGTATACGTACAGAAACAAAGCAATAAAAGACAGGTAGATATAATCACACGCATGCCGAgatttatacaaatttatcGGGGTGATGGGGCGGCGTGACGAGATTGCCGCAGGGGTTAATTAAACCGAAACATTTTGAACACACCGGTCTAACTTTCGTCCGGTGCATGGGTAACTTTTTAACATTGTAAGTATATAACCGACACGACATGATTCAGACACACAAGTTGTGTGTATCACAATTGCGTTCAAGCGAATGACTATGCGTGTGAATTCAGCTCGGCGGCAGCTAAACGTGATGCAATTGCGTGTATTCAATATGCATATTGTTTCGTGAGTCATTCTGCCATGCACTCAGCGATCCGACGGGTGACTAGACTCGCTGCACCCCCGCCGAAAAACACGCTGTGCCTGATGACGCAGACAAACTTGTACCCCCACAGTGGgtggttcattttttaacttttttttttttttcttgaggtgttgattgaaaaatttgtcacaaatACTGGAATAAAATTGTCGTAAAACCTGGTGgaagtaggaaaatatttagaggtcgctaccaattattgtgatactttttgtttatttttatgtgtacACCTCacagacatatatatatataagttttttttttttcttagtatCGTTGTCCAATTAATCGTTGACCAATCAACACCAAACTGCGCCTAACAATTCCGCAGTTGGCTGTTCTCACCTTTTATAGGAAAGATTAATCGTCTCGGAGAAATTTGGACAACAGTTTTTGCTATCGAAAGAGGAGTATCACATCACTTTAATGTACCTATTTTGTTtaaaactaaataaaaaatattataataattggcAGCGATCTCTAAATATATTCCTACTTCCACCAGGTTctacgacaatttttttttcagtatatattggtcacaaatttttctttttcaaatcaatcacTCTACCCACAGTCGTTATTCCGATACAACCAGCGAGTTTTTCCTCACGATATTTACAGAGTCAAGTTGTTATCAAGACACTACTTAATAGTTCCGCCGTTCACCAAGTTTGGCAAGTTCATTGATTTAGAAAGTTAATTCACCCATTTAGTTTATTCAACACTATTCGCGTAATGATATTTTAAGCAGTTTTTCTCCGTCGACTGGAAAATGTCAAATGACTGCTAATTAATGAGGGGTGATTTCGGGTGATTATGTATAAAGGATGTCCTTACAACAACTTCTTGTACAAATTTATGTATTTGAACGATCGTcgatgaaatgttttttttagaaattccaCGCAGTAGATACTCTTAAGTATAaccaattatttataaaaaacatTAGATTAGTCGATTTGACGAATTTCTATTTGACAAATTGGCGATCAGTAAATTcgcctgcatttatgcaatgCTGGTTACATTTTACCGATTGACATTTGTTTCGTAGTAAATGATTAGAGCTAGTTAAGAATTCGGCCAATCCTGAATAATATGAACAAACAAATATCGGTCGTTGAAATGTACACTGACTTGCATAAATACAGGCGGATTTACTCCATCCGAATAAATTGTCCATGGAACATTTCAACGAAATATCTCGGTTAAGTACGCCCAAGCATAATTATTACTCCTGAAGATCAATTTTATCTACTGAGGATTTTTCGTCTTCGGTCGGTAAATAATTCAGAAGTATACAGCGAGTCGATCCTTCGACAAACAAAGAATTTCTCCGAGAGGTCAGCTtgtatgaataaaattgagaaCAAATAACAGATGAATAAGGAACACCTTACGTATAGAACACGTTCGTAGTTATTTAAAGACCGTCTGCAGCATgattattttgcaatttcagaAATCGAGGCTCTGAGAATGATGGAGCTACTGATACCGAAGCACGTTGTGCGGGGGCAAAACGTTAAACTCGAGTGCAACTTTGAGCTGGACAAGGAAACGCTTTATTCGGTAAAATGGTACAAAGATGGTAACGAGTTTTACCGATACGTCCCGAAGGAAATGCCGCCCGTTATCAACTTCTTACTGCCCGGCGTAACGGTCGACGTAAGTCATTATTCTACCTGACGTATAGTTTCTGTCCCCCTTTCCCACCTCGTCGCGCGATTCCCGATAGACGACGAGGACGTATCCGTCTTCCTATCTttttatataggtatataacgACCCTGTAATAAAATCCCTATCGCCGTTGGATGCTGGAAACTTAATTGCGCCAACGGTGAAATTCTTATAAAGGAAGAAAAACACACCCTCGAACAAACGTTGTAACGACACATTTTCATCGACAGATTCACAATTCCACCGAAAGATCGGTCGTACTCCAAAAGGTCACGCTGATGAGCTCGGGTCGGTACAGATGCGAAGTTTCCGCGGAAGCTCCCTCGTTCACAACAGTTTCCGATCACGCGGACATGTTGGTTATCGGTGAGTACAAGTCTTGTGCTTTGTAGATTTCATAACCAAATTATGCGAGCTGTGGTATTTCGGAAGTTTTCGGTAAAAAGTCCAGACGTAAACAACGCCTGCGCCTGCAGTTAGACAACCGAAGCTACATCTGATGTAACTGTGTTTGCCTATCTGCAGGCTAAAGATCGTTCGTTTTCGGGGCTTTTCACCGAAAACTCCCGATATAAAccctaaaaaattgtaattaaacaTCGTTATAACCGAATTTTCGGTACCTAGAATCGTTACGGTTCAAAAACGATAATTTAAATTCTGATAACCTTTGTCCTTCTACGATTTCTGTACTTCAGCTCTACCAGAAGAAGGACCAGTGATTACAGGAAGGCCTGGACGACAACGATTCCGAGTCGGAGACGTTGTCCGTTTCAATTGCACTTCGTCGAAATCAAAGCCGCCAGCAATATTGAGTTGGTTTATTAACGGAGAGCCGGTGAGGAGATCCGAATAATTATCATAATCTACAGTAAATAAAGATGTTGCGTTATATACCTCGTGCTGATAaactcttctttttttttttcattcctcctTCCTTCAGGTCAAAGCTCAATACCTGAGAGGCCCGCACATTACGGGAGTTGATCACGAGGGGTTGGAAACCCCAGTTTTGGGTCTGGAGTTTCGTTTGCAGACGAATCACTTCAAGCGTGGCGACATGAAGATTAAATGTCTCGCGACGATAGCTACCGTGTACTGGAAATCGAACGAGCAGAGCATCGAGGGTGATAAACCGGTCAAAGCACCGGCCATGGAAAGTCGCGAGACCAGAGCCCAAGGGCACACTCATGCCGAGCACATATTGGGTAAGAAAAACGCAATCAAACTGCCATTAATTCACACCGAATAAATCTGTGCTATGTtcgttttttctaattaaaaaaagataaataaaaatcatattaCAGCCAGCAGTGGTCGAACGACTATCGAATCTTGTCTGGTACTCGTGACAGCAGCGTTAATTTTACTGCGATAAAAAGATACCTTGAACAgacacacacatgcatacgCCTGCCTCTTCCAAAAAAGCAGCTCATCATTTTCGACTTCGTTTGACGAATTTTCTTCACAACGAAAACGGAGAAAAGATAAGGAAAGCAAACCATAGAGACATATCTCTATGAAGCAAACGcgcattattatattatacatacttacatatgtatattggaaaagtaataattatgtcattgatatttttttatatattattattatcatgatTACTATTAtcactattgttattattatttttttttattattataaaaaatatctcaatAGAATATCGTATATTATATGATGCATATTTGTAATACTttttatatgtaaatatacatatagagatacatattatatatatattatatatatatatacacatatatgtataatatacaataacgTATGCGAAAATAGTTATCAGGGCCTAATCATTTAGGTATATCGATTATATATTTAACACATATTTATGACGTTCTAACGTACTGGGGTTGTTGCATTGCTATATTCGTAATAATTGCATTGtttagataatttttattgtgtAGATTCACAAGAAGGAACTCGCGTTTTTCACGAACAGGAATTCGGAAAAATCtaaggaataaagaaaaaaatgaactaaTCGGGCAGTCTATTTATTGACTTGTTTGAAAAGAACGTGAATGGTATAAAGAATTTTACGCTTCTGTTCTATAACATAACAATGAAATGACTCCACTGCAACTATTGCCGTCACATCAGACGTGATAAAGAGTTGAGGTACGAATATTTCGCATAAACTTATATGTAAACTTtgttttaatcatttttaaaagtCTTTCTACTGAACAGAGTCTGCAATTTCTTATTGCATGATATGAGAATTTTCGGTTTGCGATATGTGCGTAGCAGTAAATTCTTTTACTTTGAAGTAAGAACGATTTCTACTATCAATTCactatttcaaattttataactgATCTTGGTAGAaagagaatatatttttagtatatcgtataaaaaatgattaatgtTCGCAAACACTGTCCATAAAAAAtggcttattattattttttagatATTGTAAAACTCTACATATACGGGTGGTGGAAATTAATGACGATGACTTCTTTTTTTCGGTTGTCCCCGATCACTTGTCATTCATCAAGGATAGTTTGCTTATTGGTTATTGTATACTTCTCAAAgattatattttgatttttaataactTCTGTATAGCCTTTACTAATCTAGTCGGTATTTAGTAATCATCAAATAATATTGTATTACATTGATATTCtaaagaagaaaacgaaaaaaaacgtGTGAATTTAGCATGTGTCTATATTAGCTGTAAGAGATCACATTTCTCGCTAGACATTCCTGACTGTTCTTCAAATATTCGTGTAATAGTATAATAACGTGTATTTTATGCTTTCATCTACTTATACTTAACCTTACATATGtaatgtaaatatgtatataattaaaattatttgaattaatttaatattccGTAATAAAAGTGTTAtatcaaaaataatcgataaatCAACAGCAATTTGGTGTACGGCTAATTTCTGTAGAATTAATGAAATGAGTATTCGTTCAACTTAAACTTAAATGGATCAGAAAGGAAATAACATGTGAAAGGATTGAAGAGGACTTCCATGATACACtaatgtattaaaattttccaaaagtcAAACACTGATCGAAGTAATATCAGAAATAATGCTTTATTTTTCTAACTGTAATTCAAAGGCGGTACAATATAGTGAGACAATACTTTCGAATTTCATAGTATTTGAAATCTATAATGCTGAAAGTAACAATAAAtaagtttaagaaaaaaagtgtTCTGGGGCTTGGGTAGGTGAAATCGaccattaaaaataaaactgccAGAACTCATCTatcatttaaaaaacaaattaaaaatcgagGTAGAGAACAAGATATTCAATCTGCCTGCAATTGTTCGCTTATTATGACTTGCGACTTAAAATATCTTGATTTCGTTTTTATACTTCAAGAAATTGTGTCAGCAATTTAAAACTTAAAtgcgataataaaattttcctcttttcgatataataaaatcaatattaaCAATCAGAGGCTAGTCGCGTTGGTCAAGCACCTGTCTGCAAAGAACGTGTGTTTCTTCCTGTTAACTTTATTGTGCGTATCAACTTTGCTAAAGAATTTAGATATCTTTTGATTATTCGGGGTAGATTCTTCGTCGTTGACCTCTTCCCAATCAACAGGTAGAGCGCTTGACTCAAGAATTTTCTCAGCTGTCGACCAACTGAACCTGACTAATTGCGGGAAGCCAAAAACTTGATCGATGTTCTGAGTGAGccatttttttgttacaggATCATTTGGGTACCCACTACCATACTCGTTCTCGTTTTCACCCTCCCTAAATTGCCACGCTCTCAGCGCATGGTCCCTGGATACTTTGGCACAGATACTAGCCGCACTAACGATAGGATAAGTGGAGTCAGCCTTTTTTGCAACGGTTATTTTAAGTTCGGGAAATATCTCCTTCAGTTTTGCTTGatatttttcaggttttccaACAGTGTCAACGTAGACCTCGGCAAGATTGACTCCCGCCTCTATCGCCCTCCTGATCAATCCGATTGCAGAGTTCATCGATACCTCGTTAAGCGTAACTTTGCTACGCCTGTACATGCTGTTCGCTATGACATTGGGTGATATTACTTCTACTGCCCAGCCCATTTTATCGTCATTTTCACATATCTTGTCGAAAATTGCGTCCCTTTGATCCTCAGTCAGGGTCTTCGAATCCGCACAGCCCAAGTCCACCAGCAGTTGCTTTTCGCTCAACGGAGCGTACGAAATTCCGTAAACCATCGGACCCAGAACCGGACCTCGACCCGCCTCGTCTACTCCCAGCTGACATGGTTCTGTGCGACAAATTTGCGGCACCTGAAATGAGTGAAACTCAACTTTATTTGTTTCACAGACCTTGTATTTCttatcgtatatttttcataattgttGTAGTCCCATACGAAtagagaatttcaaaattaaaatttagcATCATGATGTGCAATAAGTAAATAGTATCGTGATTATTACGTGTGACAATAcgttaattcaattttaaatatagGCAATTTCTTGTTTGGAAAACCGTTGAACGTGATCCACTTTGTAATTATAACCTCAAAGCTCGGCAACGGCTGACGTTGCCGCGACGTTTGATCGTCTATCGGTGAGACCGAGAATGATTTCTGTAGAAACTAAAAGAAAGAATACCTTTGAAACGTGTATTTTATTCACACTATGATCACTGTTTACGAAATACGGTGTCAAATCGGCTCTGGACGTGATGTGATCGACACCGTTTATTGATTCAGCTTCGTTTGGTTCCACTGCAAATTCTGATTTCTGTTCGTCTTCACTCATGATTTTGAGCAGTTTATTATAAAGAATGTCgaagtgaaaatattgagaaaCCAAAACAAGAGAATagctttttttctctatttgtTTACCGCGTGTAAGTTTTTGGCGCGCAGGAGTGAGGGCGGCTAGACTAGCCTTGTGTTCGTCAAAATTCGGCGCCTGAAAGTAATTTCTCTTTCTACCACGAGCAGCGCCTCAAGATTATAGCTAGAGCTAGATAGTCAAATGTTTCAGGTATGCATGGATAATAATGTTTTGGGTTCGTATGTGAgctgattaattatttttatgacattatttttcgattaaaacGATACGATCAATAAATTTTCCGCCGAAGTAGTGCTAGAACACGGCTAGAGTAACAGGTGGCCGCAAGTTACAGGCGGCGGCCATATTCTGCACGATTGATAGCAAGGTCGTTCACTGAAATATTCCTCAGTCAACGGCAAGGTTCAGACCAGTCTTGACATCGAAGCGACATCCGAATAAACGAAATACATCAATATATACCACATTTCTATGCGAGTATGCGTTCTTGAGTCGTCGTATACTTCATGGCGATAATATTGGACAAAAATTGAGGGTTGCTTTGTGCCTTCACCTGTcgtcagcagcagcagcagtagtaGAAAAAATTGCGTTAACGAATCTAACCTGGAATCCAACCTAGGTGTAGGACAGATTGCTTTAATCGTTTAATTATTGCGAGGTATTGGATATTTAAATTAAGATGAGTCAACGTTGACACAGTTCTACCCCCGCCGTTCTGtgttaaattaattcaaacaTGAAAATCGTTGTGAAAATTCTACAGGGAAGAGAGTGTGTAGTTGACGTGAGTACGAGTTGTCTTTATATTGTCAAATCGTCAATATTGACATGTTTTTATGAGTATTCACCTTTTGTATTTTCCTTGCCACATTTCAATCACAAATTCGTAGTCAGATTTCATCACCCAACGTTCCAAACCACCCCGCAAAAGTTTCGAGAACATTGCTAAAGACTAATGCTCTCTTTCTTtggagcatttttttttatcaatcagaCGTACGGAAGGTATTCATTATTAAACATTCTCCGaattattcacattttttttttgttatttccaGCATTCCAACAATTCCGTTAATTTGTCATTAATTCACCATCCATCGTTTCAGATATTGCCGTCAAACACAGTCCTCGAGTTGAAACATAAAGTTAGTGAATCATTAGGAATCGCTGTACCGCATCAGAAGTTGATTCATACAGGAAAGGCTCTTGCAGGTACGAATAATCTGCAATTATCATTGCtcaaaaatcattaaatttaaatGGTTTCTAGTAATAAACGAGAAATTGCTTCAaatttggttgaaaatatCTTTAAAGTTGATCCTAAAAAATTTCGTCGTTTCAGACGACCAGCTTCTGAGTTTTTATCCAACGATAAAAGACGGTTGCaagttaaatttatttgtaaagAAGCAAATTCAAAGTGAGGGTAAGAGTGCTCAAGGTGATACTGGCATCCAATTATTCAGAAGCGAGATGTCAAGAGTCTTGAGGCATTATTATACAGAATCTGAAACACAGTCGATAATTAATGAGTTTATGAAAGACTTAAAAAAGAAAGTAGACGGCTTGAGCTATGACGACTTGGAAAGATTAGCAACGGCTCTGCTTCAGGATCAAGAAAGTACCACTTGAAGAAATTTTCCTTGGATTTTTTTCTGCAGAATACCTTCAATCATTcgtttgttaatttttaataaaactctgcatctagaaaatttttaattgtaagGTTTTCCGTGCTTTTTGAAAAGTGAATAATGTTTTCTTGTACTGCTCACTTTTACAAATTAATTCTTTGCACtcttttttaatcaattatttacaacaaattttCTATACATTCGTCCGTTTTACGCATTAATTTCCCTCTCATTTCACAAAATGGCAAACCCACAGGTGGCTGAGACGATTGATTTGCACAATATTTAACAGCAATGTTCAACGAAATTCCATTCGTGAATAATTCATTGAGTTGACCTAAGGAATATTTTAAGCATATGTAATTTCTAATATTCAAGAGATGTAATGTAGCCTCTTCAATGATCGCTCGCTTGAATCGACATTCATCCATCATGTTTAGCTGTTAACTAAGTGCaagataatgataataataaaacaaaacttgTTACGTTAAAATTaatctatatttattttaatcagtAGTTACAAATTTCATTGATCCCCAATTTCACAATTACGTCGTTCTTTAATCACAAATTACAAGTCCACCAAATCCATTTGTCTGAAATATCTGGCGACCAGgcagataaataaattcaaagcTGTGACATCTTTAGCGTTCTCCTCtgtctgaaaataaattacaaatattatccataaaaaattt is a window of Neodiprion pinetum isolate iyNeoPine1 chromosome 4, iyNeoPine1.2, whole genome shotgun sequence DNA encoding:
- the LOC124217037 gene encoding uncharacterized protein; the encoded protein is MDWILGIILVAAIILSVPSKIEALRMMELLIPKHVVRGQNVKLECNFELDKETLYSVKWYKDGNEFYRYVPKEMPPVINFLLPGVTVDIHNSTERSVVLQKVTLMSSGRYRCEVSAEAPSFTTVSDHADMLVIALPEEGPVITGRPGRQRFRVGDVVRFNCTSSKSKPPAILSWFINGEPVKAQYLRGPHITGVDHEGLETPVLGLEFRLQTNHFKRGDMKIKCLATIATVYWKSNEQSIEGDKPVKAPAMESRETRAQGHTHAEHILASSGRTTIESCLVLVTAALILLR
- the LOC124217036 gene encoding ribonuclease H2 subunit A; its protein translation is MSEDEQKSEFAVEPNEAESINGVDHITSRADLTPYFVNSDHSVNKIHVSKVPQICRTEPCQLGVDEAGRGPVLGPMVYGISYAPLSEKQLLVDLGCADSKTLTEDQRDAIFDKICENDDKMGWAVEVISPNVIANSMYRRSKVTLNEVSMNSAIGLIRRAIEAGVNLAEVYVDTVGKPEKYQAKLKEIFPELKITVAKKADSTYPIVSAASICAKVSRDHALRAWQFREGENENEYGSGYPNDPVTKKWLTQNIDQVFGFPQLVRFSWSTAEKILESSALPVDWEEVNDEESTPNNQKISKFFSKVDTHNKVNRKKHTFFADRCLTNATSL
- the LOC124217040 gene encoding ubiquitin-like protein 4A; translation: MKIVVKILQGRECVVDILPSNTVLELKHKVSESLGIAVPHQKLIHTGKALADDQLLSFYPTIKDGCKLNLFVKKQIQSEGKSAQGDTGIQLFRSEMSRVLRHYYTESETQSIINEFMKDLKKKVDGLSYDDLERLATALLQDQESTT